In Puniceicoccaceae bacterium, the following are encoded in one genomic region:
- a CDS encoding MotA/TolQ/ExbB proton channel family protein: protein MDTSATGIVGETLHLWISGGWLMIPLVMIALFIYWTAFDAFFYFSANRFYKIPKSRLAEWVRNPLQAEGALRDIIEYSQDETVNTVQDVRARFEEIHNSYLSRIDRQRKFLFILIGVAPLMGLLGTVTGMLSTFQGLSTGSGTETVDLIAGGISEALITTQTGLIIAIPAYIIAFLVMKRRNEMEACLIAAETLTVQVYEKRSPKNV from the coding sequence ATGGATACGAGCGCTACAGGCATTGTGGGAGAGACGCTGCATTTGTGGATCTCCGGTGGGTGGTTGATGATACCGCTGGTGATGATTGCGCTGTTCATCTATTGGACGGCCTTCGATGCCTTCTTTTATTTTTCAGCCAACCGCTTTTACAAGATTCCCAAGAGTCGCCTGGCGGAATGGGTTCGAAACCCACTTCAGGCCGAAGGGGCGCTGCGGGATATCATCGAATACAGTCAGGATGAAACCGTGAACACGGTGCAGGATGTGCGGGCGCGCTTTGAGGAAATCCACAACAGCTATCTTTCGCGCATCGACCGGCAACGCAAATTCCTGTTCATCCTCATCGGGGTGGCTCCTTTGATGGGATTGCTTGGAACCGTGACAGGCATGCTTTCGACCTTTCAGGGGCTCTCCACGGGCAGTGGGACGGAGACGGTTGACCTCATTGCTGGAGGAATTTCCGAAGCACTGATTACAACACAGACCGGGTTGATCATCGCGATTCCGGCCTATATCATCGCGTTTCTGGTCATGAAACGACGCAATGAAATGGAAGCCTGTCTGATTGCGGCGGAGACGCTGACCGTTCAGGTCTACGAAAAACGGAGTCCCAAAAACGTTTGA
- a CDS encoding biopolymer transporter ExbD → MRRRRVFSGNSGGSDDINISPLIDMVFILLIFFIVTTVFVEETGIEVTKPQAASAIQLEKTSILIAISASGNVVYGGREIGPNGVRAVVRRLVQEDANIPVIIQADESVPTRLLVRVIDEAKLAGAVSVNISTQK, encoded by the coding sequence ATGAGAAGGAGAAGAGTTTTTTCAGGAAACAGTGGCGGATCGGATGATATCAACATCTCGCCGCTGATTGACATGGTGTTCATCCTGTTGATCTTTTTTATTGTGACCACTGTGTTTGTCGAAGAGACGGGCATTGAGGTGACCAAGCCTCAGGCTGCCAGCGCGATTCAGCTTGAAAAGACCAGCATCCTGATTGCGATTTCCGCAAGCGGAAACGTGGTTTATGGAGGGCGTGAAATTGGTCCGAATGGAGTGCGCGCAGTTGTACGTCGCTTGGTGCAGGAGGATGCCAACATCCCGGTGATCATTCAGGCGGATGAGTCCGTTCCGACACGCTTGCTGGTCCGTGTCATCGACGAAGCCAAGCTCGCCGGTGCAGTCAGTGTGAACATTTCGACCCAGAAGTAA
- a CDS encoding TonB family protein has product MASNRRFSGFEPKRQNRFYIRLVFATFLTGFAIFAILPITQWISGDPRDQYVVRSVDLALPPPPPPPPEPPPPPEEEVEQEQPELEQPPQQLDLSQLEAALNPGTGGAMGNFQLDSFAVQPDVAGELMIFSISDLDSRPRAIRQIPPQFPPAFIATGPKGVIRVRIMIDENGDVSVMEVVEATHQEVVQPVRQALVRWKFEAPRKGGEKVRAQYIQPIPYDFSQ; this is encoded by the coding sequence ATGGCAAGCAATCGACGATTCAGCGGGTTTGAACCCAAGCGACAGAACCGGTTTTACATCCGGTTGGTGTTTGCGACCTTTTTGACGGGATTCGCAATCTTCGCTATCCTCCCGATTACTCAGTGGATCAGTGGGGATCCGCGGGATCAATATGTCGTGCGCAGTGTGGACCTTGCGCTCCCGCCGCCGCCACCACCACCACCCGAACCTCCGCCACCACCCGAAGAAGAAGTTGAACAGGAGCAGCCGGAGTTGGAACAACCGCCACAGCAACTGGATCTCAGTCAGCTCGAAGCGGCTCTGAATCCGGGAACTGGTGGGGCTATGGGTAATTTCCAGCTCGATTCCTTTGCTGTTCAACCGGACGTCGCGGGTGAATTGATGATCTTCTCGATTTCCGATCTCGACTCACGGCCACGGGCGATTCGGCAGATTCCGCCACAGTTTCCGCCTGCATTCATCGCGACGGGTCCAAAGGGTGTGATCCGCGTGCGCATCATGATCGACGAAAATGGCGATGTCAGCGTGATGGAGGTTGTGGAAGCCACACATCAGGAGGTGGTGCAACCCGTTCGCCAGGCACTTGTGCGCTGGAAGTTTGAAGCCCCGCGTAAGGGAGGCGAGAAGGTTCGAGCGCAGTACATTCAACCCATCCCTTACGATTTTTCGCAGTAA